The Chloroflexota bacterium sequence GCCGAGCAGCGCCAAGCCCTCCTTGGTCTTGAGCATTCCCAGTTCCAGGAGCGTTTGCGCGGAGATGCTCACACTCGTCGCCGTCAGGACGAGACCGATAAACACACTCGTCATGGGCGCGTACCCAAATGGATACGCCACGATCGCGCCAAACACGAGTGGTGTCAGCACACCCATCACACCGGCGATCACCGCGACGCGTCCCGACTGGATCATGCCGTCGAGGTCCACTTCGAGTCCGGCGATGAACATCAAGAAAATGACGCCCAGTTCTCCCAGTTCGAGAATCATCTCTCCGATGTGACCGTTGACAAAGACGGGCGCGTGCAGTAGATCGAGAACGGTGGGTCCCAAGACGAGTCCCATCAGCAGTTCTCCCAACACTGCCGGTTGTCCCAGCCGCGCGCTGAAATACCCCGCCATTTTCGCGGCGGCGATGATGATACTGAGCAACAGTAAAAGTTGAAGTGTTGGGCTCATGATTTATTCTTTCATTTCGCTTTCCAGAACCTGCAGTAATCCCTGAATCGGAATGCCAACCCAATCGGGACGATTGTTCAATTCGTAGGATAATTCGAACAACGCTCTGCTCGCGAGAAATACATCGAGCAGTAATGCCAAGTCGCTTTTGGTTTTGGGCAAGAATCCACCTTGTGCGGCATGCTCCAGATAGGAATTTAGGAACGCGGCGCTCACTGAGCGATACCATACTTGCGCCCACGATTCCAGCGCGCTCACATCGGTTGAACGGAACCGTTCGCCGCGCAGCGCGAACACACTCGCATAATGGAACGAACGCAACATCCCTGCCACATCGCGCAGAGGCGAGCGCTTAATCCGTCGCTCGCTGATTGGGCGCGATGGCTCGCCTTCGAAATCAATCACGACAAAATCCTTGCCGGTGTACATCAGTTGTTCCAGGTTGTAATCGCCGTGACAGCGAATGCGCGCTGCTTTGATCTTGCGCTCGAACACGGTACGGAAACGCTTCTGCAGTTCGGATTCGAGCGCGAGCAATCGTTGCGCGCGCGTTTTCTCCGGTTCCGGCAGATTCTTAAGACGCTGCCGGACTAGTCCGAAAACCAGGTGTGCGTCGCTCCGCATCGTTTGATAGATCGAACGTTGATAGTGCGCCGTGAATGGCTCCGGCGCAAACGCTTCATTATCCGAATCCGAAGCAAGCGCGACGTGCAATTCCGCGGTCCGTTTGCCCAACAGCCGCGCCGATTCGAGATAGTGTCCGATCAGTTCGCTCGCGATGGCGGAGAGTGGTTCTTCGCTCATCAGCCGAGCCGATTGGCGCGCTTCGGCGAGCACGTGGGCGGGCTTGGGTTGGATCAACGCGCGCTCGAAATAATCGTTCAGCGCGTCGAGCGTGTATTGCCACGCGTCGCCCTGGTTGGGGATAAACTCTTGCAACACTGCCAGTGACATGTGCGTGGCATCGCGATATTGATACTCGAGCGCGCCGACGACACTCGGAATGTTGGCGAATGACTTTTCAGTTAGGAATCGGCTAATTTCCAAATCGGGATTGATGCCTTCATCGAGACGCCGATACATTTTGAAAATAAACTGGTTGCCAAACGCGATGGACGTGCTGCTGTGGTCCGACCTGAGGAGGTTCGGTTCGCCAAGTGTCTGCGCACGCTGGCGCAACCGAAACGCGCGCGTGGTGGTCGCAGTGATTTCACCCGCCCAGCCCTTCAAGCGCCGCCGCTGGGCGATGGAGTTGAAGAGCGCCATCGCAAAATCCGGATCTCCGATCGCATCATACAGCACGCCCGCGTTGCCATCCACCTGAACTCGTGCGACGATGGCTTGGGGATGTTCCTGCTGCAAACGCGCCGCGGTTTCATTTTGGGCGATTGTCAACGGGAGAACATATCGTTCCGCGTCGCCTTCGGTGTAGCCGATTTGTACGACGACGATGTGTGTGTGCGCCGCGGTGTGCGGGACCGGAATTGCTTCGACGATTTCGGTCGTCTTGATCGCGCGCGACTTGAACCATCGCTGCGCGCGCAAATAGTTTGCCAATCCAGATTCCAAGTCGGCTTTGGCGCGTTCGCGAAAAACATTTTCCCAGGTTCCCGATACGACCAGCGGCGCGGCGCGCAGCACTACGTCGGCGCGTTGGGTGGAGACCTCTACTTGTTGTGGCGCAAGCGCAAACCAGTAGAACGAGTGCGGTCCCAGTGTGATAAAGTACGGCGCTTCTCCTAGCGGAGGAAATTGAGTTTGTCCAAAAAGTTCGATCGGGATCATACCCCTGAACGCCGCTAGGTCAAGTTCGACACCCTGGACAAATCGCGAAAGATTCGCGACGACTAGGATGCGTTCATCTTCATAACGGCGGATGAACGCCAAGACTTTGTGATTGTCGGGATGCAGAAATTCGATCGTACCGCGCCCGAACGCCTGGTAGCGTTTCCGCATCGCGATGAGCCGCTTCATCCACCACAAAAGCGAGTGCGGATTGTTCTGCTGGGCTTCGACGTTGATTGCCTCGTAATGGTATTCGGGATCAATGATGATGGGTAGGAAGAGTTGCTGTGGATTCGCGCGTGAAAAACCAGCGTTGCGATCCGCGCTCCACTGCATCGGCGTCCGCACGCCATTGCGGTCGCCGAGATAAATGTTGTCGCCCATGCCGATTTCATCGCCATAGTAAATGACCGGCGAACCTGGCATCGAAAAGAGCAAGCCATTCATCAGCTCGATGCGGCGGCGATGATTGCCCAACAGCGGCGCGAGGCGGCGACGAATGCCGAGATTGATGCGCGCCTGCCGGTCGTGCGCGTAGACGCGATACATATAATCGCGTTCTTCGTCCGTCACCATTTCCAGGGTCAGCTCGTCGTGATTGCGGAGAAAGACCGCCCATTGGCACGTTTCTGGAATCGCCGGGGTTTGGTCGAGAATCTCGACAATGGGGAAACGATCTTCCATGCGAATGCTCATGAACAGACGCGGCATTAGCGGAAAGTGAAACGCCATGTGCGATTCGTCACCGACGCCAAAATACGCAATGGCATCCTCGGGCCATTGATTCGCTTCGGCTAACAACATCCGATTCTTGAACTGGGCTTGAATGTGCTGTCGCAATTCTTTGAGAAACGCGTGCGTCTCTGGCAGGTTTTCGCAATTCGTACCTTCGCGCTCGAACAGGTACGGCACGGCATCGAGGCGCAAGCCGTCCACGCCCATGCGAAACCATGCGTCTACAATCTCGAGCATCGCGCGCCGGACGGCAGAATTTTCATAGTTGAGATCGGGTTGGTGCGCGTAAAAGCGATGCCAATAGTATGCCTTGCCAAGCGAATCCCAGGTCCAGTTGGAGGTTTCAAAATCCTTAAAGATGATCCGCGCGTCGCGGTACTTTTCCGGTGTGTCGCTCCAGACGTAGAAATCGCGCCAGGGATCGTCGTTTGCCACACGGCGCGATTTTTGAAACCAGGCGTGTTGGTCCGATGTGTGATTCAACACGAGTTCGGTGATGACGCGCAAACCGCGCGCGTGCGCTTGGCGTAAAAATACGTTAAGATCGTTCAGCGTTCCGTACGCGGGATGCACGTTGTTATAGTCGGCGATATCGTAGCCATCATCGCGCAAGGGCGAAGGATAAAATGGCAAGAGCCAAATCGCGGTCACGCCCAGGTCTTTTAAATAGTCGAGTTTTGCCGTCAACCCCGGAAAGTCGCCGACGCCATCGCCGGTGCTATCGTGAAACGCGCGGACGTGAACTTCGTAGATGATCGCGTCTTTATACCACAGCGGATTATCGTCAAACGGGTCGCCGCGATTAGTTCGTCGCATTCTGATTTGCCTCACAAGTTAAAATCGGAATCATGTGCCGTCGCCCAGCTTACTACCGAATGATTATTCGCGTAGACAGTTCGCTATGATCGCCAACCGGTTTTTGAGTCGCATCAAATACCGGCAAGCGTGTGTTGTTCGTCGTGTCGTACATCCCGATGATAATCGTGTACTCGCCGGGCGGCGCGTCGCTTTGCAATGTGATATCGTACACATCCACGAGGTACTCGCCCTTGACCCAGCTTGTTGTCGGATACGCGCCCGCGCCGGGGATCTGATCACGTTGCGCGCGTAGAGCGCCGCTTGAGTCGAGCAATTGAGCGAACGCGGTGTACGACGTGGATGGCGAGCTGAGCGCCTGCCAGTATAACACGACGCGCACCGCGCGTTCATTCTGCGAAATATCGTACCCGACCAGTTGCGCGACCTCGCCGATGCGCGCCGAGAATTTTTGCGATGGTGATGGCGCGCCAAAATAGTGTGGACGATTCTTAACCGCGATTTTTCCAACTTCAACCCAGCGTCGCGCGTCGCCTTCTGCGATAGTGACCGTCACGCGATACGCGCCATCGGGCGTGTCGCCGCGCAGCGTGAACGATTGCGGGTCGCGCACGAGTTCACCGATTTGCCAGCGCGTCGCCGGATAAATGCCGCGCGCCGGCGCGGCTTGCGTGCTCGCATACACATTCCCACGTTCGTCCTCAATTTGAATCGCGACATTGAAATCTTGCGCGATGGCGCGCGGCGCTTGCCAAAATAGCGCGAGTGATGTTGGATCGCCCGGACGAATCGGTTTTTCCGGCAACGTCGAGCCGACTAGCCGCGCGCCGTTTGCAAAATCGGCATTAACGCGCTGTGGAATCGCGGCGAGGTTGGATTGTGCGGGTGCAGTCACTTGAATCGCGCCGAGCGCCAAGTGATCGGGTCGAAGCACGCTCCCGTCGCGTGCGCGATACAAACGGAGTTGCAACGCGTACGTTCCCGGTGGTGTGCCTGTATCAACGGAAAATCCGATGCGGTGTGTGCCTTGGGTCACATCGCGATCATCTTGCATCCACGTATTGCCGTTCGGATCCACCAAGCGCAAACTCGCGCGTAAATCGGTTGACGTGATGTTGCCCCAAACCAAATCTACGCGCACCATGTCTTGTCCCGCGGCGACGGGATCGGTCGAGACACCGCGATCAATCAAATGCACATTGTCTTCAAATGCAATCGAATTACCAACCATCATGGGTGGTTCAGCGCGCGCGAAAAGTTCAAGCCGCGTCGTGCCGAACCATTCATCTACGACCAAGTATGTCCGTGGACGCAGGTTCGCGTCGAGCGCATCCTCGACGAGGCGACCCAGTGTTTGCAATGCCGGTACCCATACGCGCGGATTCTTCGTCAACAGCGCGTCGAGATCGCTTTGCATCTGCGCGGGATTCTCGATCCACGCGTCGTTCGGCGTCTCGACGATGTTGAGCGGTGCGCCGCGCGGAGCATAGTACGTTTCGAGATAACCGATTTGCCACGGATAAATCGCGAGGAACGTATCGCCCGGCTGTGCGTGGGTTTGCAGTTGCGCGATGAGCGGACGGTAATCATCCTGCGCGTAACGCGGCACAGTGTAAAAATCGTAGAGCGACGCGAGCGAGGCAATTACGGTCAGCGCCAGCGCAAGCGCGCCAACCCAGGCGCGGCGTTCCCACAACGCGCGCACGCCCAAGGCGATGAGTAAACAAAACGCGGGAACGACGATGAGCAGTAATCGTTCGGAACGAATCGGATGAAATGGAAAAATTAGGTTGACAAAAAAAACACACAGAACCGGGACGACCAGATACGCGAGCGCAATCCACGTGTACAAATCCCACGCCCACGCGATTTCGGCGGAGTAGACCCTCGGGGTTTCCAGAACCTCATCGGTCTGATCGTGGATTTCTTCGGTTGAAACCGTCGAGGTTTCTAATATCTCGGAGGTCTCGGCGTCTGTTTCGATCACGTGCGCGTGGCGAATCGCATCCACGATGCCCAAGATGCCGAACGCGATAAAAATTGCGCTCGCCGCGTCGAGCCATTTCAGTTGCGACAAATGTCCGACCGAAAACGCGGTCAGGTGATTCATTGCAAAGGCGAGTGGCGTGAGTGGGGCGTATGCCTCGTGGGTGACTTTGCCGCTGACGTAGGTGTATAGTTTTTCGCCGGCGAACCAGACCCAGGGAGCATAGAGCAGGGCAATGGCAATCCATGCACCGAACCAATGAGGAATCGAGCGGCGAGTGACGCGTGGCGAGCGGCGAACGAACAAGACAAGAATGACGAGAACCTGAAGCGCGAGAATGAACGCGGCGTAGTATTGTGTGTACAGTGCGGCGGCGGTCGCGAGCGCATATCCCATCGCGAACAGACCAGTCCTGGGTCTGCCTGTCGGCATATGGAGCAGTCGCACAAACAGATACATGGAAGCGAGACCGAACAGTGTAACCATGCCATACATTCGCACTTCTTGCGAATAGTAAACGTGCAGAGGCGACAACGCGAGAATCAACGCGGCACCGTTCGCGACGAGATCGTCGTCGAACAGTTCGCGCGCGAGCGCGTAGAGGAGCGGAATCGCGGCGACGCCAATCGCGACGGACATCAAGCGTACGGCGATATCGCTTTTGCCAGCCAACGCGATCCATCCTTGCAAGAACGCATAGTAGAGCGGAGGATGGATGTCAATCGCGGTGCGTTCGAGCATCGTAACGAAATCGCGTGTGGCGAAAAAAAGACTATAGCCCTCATCCCACCACAGCGGTTGGAAATCCAAACGCGCGATGCGAACGAGGAAGGCAAGGAGGAGGATGAAACCCAGGGTGAGTGATTGGCGCATATCATCAAAAAGAAAGCCGAGCGGTGTGCTCGGCTCTTGACGTTATTTGGTCCAGTCAAGGTACCAACGTCCACCGTTCCCGTCCACGTCAATGCGAATGTCCGTCGAGATGGGAGTCAGATCAGTCGCGCTGCGTGTCAGTCGCAAGATCAAGGGACCGCTTGAGCGCCCGGCAGAAATGTCGAGTTGATAGTTGAACAAATTTTTTTCTTCCCGGCAATTGACGCCCCATTCCAAATTCATTTGATCGCGGGGCCACGAATCTTTTTGCGCGACAACTTTGCCGTCCTTGTCGAGCACGACGACGTGAATGCCACCCACATAATCCGTTCCGTCATGGATGCGCCCCTTGACCTCGTACACGCTAGGACCCGCATCGCAGCGTCCTTGCGCGCTCATATCTTGACGTTGCTTCCACGCAAAGGTCGGCGCGGGCGGCGGCGCGGTGACCGGTTTCGCCGTTGGTGGCTTTACAACGGGCGCGGTCGTCCCGCGACGCGTTGGCGTCGCCGACGCGGCAGATGTCGCCGTCGGCTCGGGTGTTGGTGTATCTTCGGGTGTCGGAGTAAAAGAAGGACGCGGTGTAAAGGTCGGGCGCGGTGTTCGCGTGGGCGTCGGCGTGGATTGATCGAGCAACGCAACGAACGAACTTGTATCACATGCCAGTACGGTCAACGCGGCGAGTACCAGAACTAATAGAACGCGAACGCGATTCAACACAGACTCCTTTCTCGACAAGCGCGTGCATTATACTTGCGTCTTTTTATCTTGGCAAGTAAAGCGGGTGTAGCATTGTCACTGATAGGGCGATTGAAACACCTAGCACTGTACCAAACGCAGTGCGGTGCAAGTGTCGCTTTTGTGAGGCGTTCCGCCGAGCGTCCATCCCTCATTGCATTCGGGACAATTGCCTACGTGGTCGCATTTTCGCCCGCGCACTCTAGCCCTGTAGCGAAGCGGAGTGGGGGCGGGCGACCAGCCGTAGTCTCGCGCGGGGCAATTTCAATTGCCACGTCATCGGTTGTCATGCTACACTCTCCAAATGAAAGACCCGAAGGGTTTGTTAAACCCTTCGGGTCTTGACCGCGTTTAACTCAACTTGATTCCATCGTTGCTACAGAATTTTGCGCCCGCCGGATTTTCCGTGCCACAGGTTGGACACTTGATTGTCGCGGGACCGAATTTCGTTCCGCAGTTGTTGCAGAATTTCGAGCCGACCGGATTCGCGGTGCCGCAACTGGGACACGCGATCGTCGAAGCGACCGGATGCGCGTTTTGCGTTTGTTGCATCGCCTGCGACATCATCCCGGCGAGACCCGCGCCCAGCCCTGCGCCCGCGCCCAGACCGACGCCCAGTTGCATACCTGCCGCCCCGGCGCCATTCGGGTTATTCGCCGCATCGCCCATCGCGCGCGCGGCTTTGAATTTCAAGTACTTGTCCATATCGCCGAGCGCGCCCATCGCCGCGCGTTCGTCAATCGCTTTCGCGGTGTCTTCGGTTGGCGTGATCGCGTTGACGTACATCGCTTTGAGCGTCAAGCCGATTCGGCTAAAGTCGTCGGTGAGTGCGGCTTTGGTCATCGCGCCAATTTCGCTGTAGAGACTGGGTAGATCGAGCACCGATTTCTTTTGCTCGCCGAGCGTATCGGTGAGTTTCGCGATGATCATGCCGCGCAAAAAATCGTCGAGCGATGCGGTTGTGTAAATGCCTTGCTGACCGACGATGCCGTTGACGAACAGCGACACATCCTTCACCTGAAACGCGAACATGCCGAACGAGCGCAAGCGCACCATTCCCAGGTCGGAATCGCGGAATGCGATCGGTTCGGGCGTGCCCCATTTTTGATTGAGGAATTCTTTCATGTTCACGAACACGACTTCGGCAGGGAAGGGCGATTTGCCGCTCGTCGCGAGACCGATGAGACTCGCGAGAATCGGAATGTTCATCGTCGTGATCGTGTGCCGCCCCGGTCCGAACACGTCGAGCGACTTGCCGTCGCGAAAGAACACGGCATTCTGGCTTTCACGCACAATGACTTGCGAGCCAAGTCGAAAATCACCAGGACCGCCCTCGGGTTCGCGGTGAACGATTTCATTCCCTGCATTGTCGAGAAACTCGACAACATCAATGATGCGTGCCATTGGAATTCTCCTTAGTGGCGATTTCCCATTTCTCTCATTTCCCTCATATCCCTTATTTCCC is a genomic window containing:
- the treS gene encoding maltose alpha-D-glucosyltransferase, which produces MRRTNRGDPFDDNPLWYKDAIIYEVHVRAFHDSTGDGVGDFPGLTAKLDYLKDLGVTAIWLLPFYPSPLRDDGYDIADYNNVHPAYGTLNDLNVFLRQAHARGLRVITELVLNHTSDQHAWFQKSRRVANDDPWRDFYVWSDTPEKYRDARIIFKDFETSNWTWDSLGKAYYWHRFYAHQPDLNYENSAVRRAMLEIVDAWFRMGVDGLRLDAVPYLFEREGTNCENLPETHAFLKELRQHIQAQFKNRMLLAEANQWPEDAIAYFGVGDESHMAFHFPLMPRLFMSIRMEDRFPIVEILDQTPAIPETCQWAVFLRNHDELTLEMVTDEERDYMYRVYAHDRQARINLGIRRRLAPLLGNHRRRIELMNGLLFSMPGSPVIYYGDEIGMGDNIYLGDRNGVRTPMQWSADRNAGFSRANPQQLFLPIIIDPEYHYEAINVEAQQNNPHSLLWWMKRLIAMRKRYQAFGRGTIEFLHPDNHKVLAFIRRYEDERILVVANLSRFVQGVELDLAAFRGMIPIELFGQTQFPPLGEAPYFITLGPHSFYWFALAPQQVEVSTQRADVVLRAAPLVVSGTWENVFRERAKADLESGLANYLRAQRWFKSRAIKTTEIVEAIPVPHTAAHTHIVVVQIGYTEGDAERYVLPLTIAQNETAARLQQEHPQAIVARVQVDGNAGVLYDAIGDPDFAMALFNSIAQRRRLKGWAGEITATTTRAFRLRQRAQTLGEPNLLRSDHSSTSIAFGNQFIFKMYRRLDEGINPDLEISRFLTEKSFANIPSVVGALEYQYRDATHMSLAVLQEFIPNQGDAWQYTLDALNDYFERALIQPKPAHVLAEARQSARLMSEEPLSAIASELIGHYLESARLLGKRTAELHVALASDSDNEAFAPEPFTAHYQRSIYQTMRSDAHLVFGLVRQRLKNLPEPEKTRAQRLLALESELQKRFRTVFERKIKAARIRCHGDYNLEQLMYTGKDFVVIDFEGEPSRPISERRIKRSPLRDVAGMLRSFHYASVFALRGERFRSTDVSALESWAQVWYRSVSAAFLNSYLEHAAQGGFLPKTKSDLALLLDVFLASRALFELSYELNNRPDWVGIPIQGLLQVLESEMKE
- a CDS encoding glycosyltransferase family 39 protein, which produces MRQSLTLGFILLLAFLVRIARLDFQPLWWDEGYSLFFATRDFVTMLERTAIDIHPPLYYAFLQGWIALAGKSDIAVRLMSVAIGVAAIPLLYALARELFDDDLVANGAALILALSPLHVYYSQEVRMYGMVTLFGLASMYLFVRLLHMPTGRPRTGLFAMGYALATAAALYTQYYAAFILALQVLVILVLFVRRSPRVTRRSIPHWFGAWIAIALLYAPWVWFAGEKLYTYVSGKVTHEAYAPLTPLAFAMNHLTAFSVGHLSQLKWLDAASAIFIAFGILGIVDAIRHAHVIETDAETSEILETSTVSTEEIHDQTDEVLETPRVYSAEIAWAWDLYTWIALAYLVVPVLCVFFVNLIFPFHPIRSERLLLIVVPAFCLLIALGVRALWERRAWVGALALALTVIASLASLYDFYTVPRYAQDDYRPLIAQLQTHAQPGDTFLAIYPWQIGYLETYYAPRGAPLNIVETPNDAWIENPAQMQSDLDALLTKNPRVWVPALQTLGRLVEDALDANLRPRTYLVVDEWFGTTRLELFARAEPPMMVGNSIAFEDNVHLIDRGVSTDPVAAGQDMVRVDLVWGNITSTDLRASLRLVDPNGNTWMQDDRDVTQGTHRIGFSVDTGTPPGTYALQLRLYRARDGSVLRPDHLALGAIQVTAPAQSNLAAIPQRVNADFANGARLVGSTLPEKPIRPGDPTSLALFWQAPRAIAQDFNVAIQIEDERGNVYASTQAAPARGIYPATRWQIGELVRDPQSFTLRGDTPDGAYRVTVTIAEGDARRWVEVGKIAVKNRPHYFGAPSPSQKFSARIGEVAQLVGYDISQNERAVRVVLYWQALSSPSTSYTAFAQLLDSSGALRAQRDQIPGAGAYPTTSWVKGEYLVDVYDITLQSDAPPGEYTIIIGMYDTTNNTRLPVFDATQKPVGDHSELSTRIIIR
- a CDS encoding SPFH domain-containing protein produces the protein MARIIDVVEFLDNAGNEIVHREPEGGPGDFRLGSQVIVRESQNAVFFRDGKSLDVFGPGRHTITTMNIPILASLIGLATSGKSPFPAEVVFVNMKEFLNQKWGTPEPIAFRDSDLGMVRLRSFGMFAFQVKDVSLFVNGIVGQQGIYTTASLDDFLRGMIIAKLTDTLGEQKKSVLDLPSLYSEIGAMTKAALTDDFSRIGLTLKAMYVNAITPTEDTAKAIDERAAMGALGDMDKYLKFKAARAMGDAANNPNGAGAAGMQLGVGLGAGAGLGAGLAGMMSQAMQQTQNAHPVASTIACPSCGTANPVGSKFCNNCGTKFGPATIKCPTCGTENPAGAKFCSNDGIKLS